The following is a genomic window from Salinibacterium sp. UTAS2018.
TCGGCGAGTTCGAGGCTCGTGGTCGGGGTGACTCCAGCCCATTCGCGGTTCAGCAGGCCCGAGACCTCCGGGTAGACGTAGAACGCACCCTGCGGCGTCGGGCAATTGATGCCCTCGATCTTATTGAGCTCCGAGACCATGAGCTTGCGGCGACGGTCGAAGGCCAGGCGCATTTCTTCCACGGCATCTTGCGGGCCAGTCAATGCTTCGATTGCGGCGCGCTGCGAAATGTTGGAGACGTTGCTCGTGAGGTGCGACTGCAGGTTTGCAGCGCCCTTCATGGCGTCGACGGGGCCGACCATCCAGCCGAGGCGCCAGCCGGTCATCGAATAGCTCTTGGCGACACCGTTCACGAGGATGGTGGTGTCGGCGAGCGCCGGAACAACCTCCACGATCGAGACTGCGCGCACTCCGTCGTAGACCAAGTTTTGGTAGATGTCATCGCTGATCACCCAGATGCCGTGCTCGAGCGCCCATTCGCCGATGGCTTTGGTCTGCTCAGGGGTGTACACGGCACCGGTGGGGTTCGAGGGCGAAACGAAGAGCAGCACCTTGGTGTTCTCCGTGCGAGCTGCTTCGAGCTGTTCCACGGTGACGAGGTAGCCCTGGTCTGCGCCAGCAAAAACTTCGACCATGGTGCCACCGGCGAGCTTGATCGCTTCGGGGTAGGTGGTCCAGTACGGGGTAGGAACGATAACTTCATCGCCCTGGTCAACGAGAGTTGCAAAGGCTTGGTACACGGCCTGCTTGCCACCATTGGTGACAACAACCTGGTTGATCCCCACCTCGAGGCCGCTGTCACGCAGCGTCTTGGCGGCGATTGCCTCACGCAGTTCGGGCAGTCCGGCTGCGGGCGTGTAGCGGTGGTTCTTGGGGTCGAGCACCGCAGCGGATGCCGCCTCCACAATGTTCGCGGGGGTCGCGAAGTCGGGCTCGCCCGCCGCGTAGCTGATGATGGGCCGCCCGGCCGCAAGAAGCGACTTGGCCTTGGCATCCACCTTGAGGGTGGCTGACTCAGCGATGGCGGAAATTCTGGCAGAGAGGCGAGGTGAGGTCACCCCTCAAGTGTACGGCTTTGCCCGTGTGGATGGGCAGAGAGAAGCGGCCGGAGCAGTAATCCTGGGGGGACTGACCAGCTCCGGCCGCTGTAGGTTATCTACGCTGTCCTAGAGCTCGGACGTGGGGTGTGTACGTAGGTAACCTTGACGCGCGAAGTAGGCACCCGCTGCCAACAACGCGACGATGAGGGCGATGAGAGTCGCAACACCGGCTCCGGTATATGCGAGCTGCCCACCGAGGGCATAGGTCGGAAGATCGAGGAGATCCTCTGAGCCGCTGACGAGGCAGGAACCAACGCAGGCGGCGGTGGGTGAGCCACAGTTTTCGGTGCAGTCAGGATCTTCGGTCCCTCCGCCGGTTCCGGGGCCACAGTTCTGCGTGCATCCGGGGTCAACGACGGTCTGAACGTTCGGTCCGACCACGGCGCGAGCAACGTTCACGGTGGCAACGTTTCCGCTGCCGACTGCCACGCGCACGGCGGTCTCGCTAAACATCTCACCCTTGACGGTGCCGGTGGAGGTCAAGCGTTCTTGCACGTTGACCTTGATCGATACCAGGTTGCGAAGAACGGTCGCAACGCTCGAATCTCCGAGAAGACCGGTCACAGCCGGGTTCACGAGGCCCGTGTTGAGGCTGTTGACCAGCGACGTCACGACGCCACCGTTCGAGAAGAGCGAAGTGTTGAGGCTCTTGCCGAGGCTGCTGATCAGCGCGTCAACGGTGAGGTTGGTCTTGACCGTTCCGCCGAGAAGCGAAATGTTGGTTTTCGCCGTGGTTGCCGTGCCGTTGATAAGCCCGTCGACGGTTCCGACGATGCTGACGTCTACGGTGCTGCGCAGGTCGGGCAACGCAGACTTCACGATGCTGCACACCGTTTTGGTGGTGTGCCCGATGACGCCCTGGGTGACGACCTTTTGGAGTACTTGCTTTGTGCCGCCGGTAGCTCCACCGGTGACGCCGCCGACCACGCCGCCGAGTAAACCACCGAGCAAGCCCTCGTCGCCGACAACCTCATCGAGGATGTCTACCGTGACGAGCTTTTCGGTGATGATGTCGCCGATGATCGGGATCTCCGTGTCAACACATTCCTTCTTCTCTGCGGCTTTCTGAGCGGTGAGCAGATTGAGCTTTGCCGAGACGCTCACGCGAGAGTTGCGCAGGGCAACTTCTACCCGGTCGACGATGTCGTCAGCGAGATCGGCGACAGTTTCAGTGATGCCGTTGAGGATCTTGTTGATCACGGCATCCGTCAGTAGCTCGGTGTTGGGAGCCAGGTTGTTCAGTTCGCCGCCGAGAAGAGCCTCGAGATCGACGACGACCGAACCTGTCTCGAGATCGAAGCGCACCGCCCCGCTGCCGTACTTGCTGGTGAGAAGTGAGTCGACTGCACCCTGAAGATCGGCGTCAATCACTACCTTGACGTCGGCCGACGAGCCCACGACTCCGAGAACGGGGTCGAGTACGTCATCAATGGAATTGCCGAGCACGCCATTGTCGGTGCCTAAGTTCGCCAGCTTGCCGTCGACGCTACTGAGCGCGTTGTTGACCTTGCTGGTGAGCTTGCTGATCGCGGGGCTGGAGAAGCTCAGTGTCGCATCCGCGAGGGTGTAGTCGCCGGATGCCGACGTCATGTTTCCGTCAGCGCGAGCGGCAACAGCGCCGAGCTCGAGCGTGAGATCGGTAAGCACCGACGCGAACTCGTTGGTGAGCAGGCGATCGAGATCGAGCGTGAGATCGCCAGCGGGG
Proteins encoded in this region:
- a CDS encoding choice-of-anchor G family protein; the encoded protein is MFTQHIPRTGKPVGKSIHTAGVRFGAALGTMALISGITFIAPVAASAEESNGASYAYAEFLSGNVLGTNLGDVAGLGQVVASNDGSQPRQVQRDPLTVDVLGATVLHQPGGLQLPLLDVVDAGVVNQYAQADKNGESFAATGAIQDDGGIGVGSVGSGPAGDLTLDLDRLLTNEFASVLTDLTLELGAVAARADGNMTSASGDYTLADATLSFSSPAISKLTSKVNNALSSVDGKLANLGTDNGVLGNSIDDVLDPVLGVVGSSADVKVVIDADLQGAVDSLLTSKYGSGAVRFDLETGSVVVDLEALLGGELNNLAPNTELLTDAVINKILNGITETVADLADDIVDRVEVALRNSRVSVSAKLNLLTAQKAAEKKECVDTEIPIIGDIITEKLVTVDILDEVVGDEGLLGGLLGGVVGGVTGGATGGTKQVLQKVVTQGVIGHTTKTVCSIVKSALPDLRSTVDVSIVGTVDGLINGTATTAKTNISLLGGTVKTNLTVDALISSLGKSLNTSLFSNGGVVTSLVNSLNTGLVNPAVTGLLGDSSVATVLRNLVSIKVNVQERLTSTGTVKGEMFSETAVRVAVGSGNVATVNVARAVVGPNVQTVVDPGCTQNCGPGTGGGTEDPDCTENCGSPTAACVGSCLVSGSEDLLDLPTYALGGQLAYTGAGVATLIALIVALLAAGAYFARQGYLRTHPTSEL
- a CDS encoding pyridoxal phosphate-dependent aminotransferase gives rise to the protein MTSPRLSARISAIAESATLKVDAKAKSLLAAGRPIISYAAGEPDFATPANIVEAASAAVLDPKNHRYTPAAGLPELREAIAAKTLRDSGLEVGINQVVVTNGGKQAVYQAFATLVDQGDEVIVPTPYWTTYPEAIKLAGGTMVEVFAGADQGYLVTVEQLEAARTENTKVLLFVSPSNPTGAVYTPEQTKAIGEWALEHGIWVISDDIYQNLVYDGVRAVSIVEVVPALADTTILVNGVAKSYSMTGWRLGWMVGPVDAMKGAANLQSHLTSNVSNISQRAAIEALTGPQDAVEEMRLAFDRRRKLMVSELNKIEGINCPTPQGAFYVYPEVSGLLNREWAGVTPTTSLELADLILEKAEVAVIPGEAFGPSGYLRLSYALGDDALLEGVQRLQKLFS